The genomic window GCACGCACATCAGCTAATTTGGATGATCCTAGCGTGCCAGCTAATTGCAATTGACCGCCAAACTGACCTCGCAATTGCTGATTTAACCGATTTAATTCCACACCTGAAGCATTAACTACACCTTGATAGCGACCATTAGCCACTTGGATATTAGAGGCTGCGATCGTTCCACCTGCAACATCCAGCCGTCCCTGACCACTGGCTTGGATAGTTTGCGGTTGGAAGGACTCAACAGAACCCGCGACGTTTAACTGACCATTTAACGCTCCCTGGAACTGCTTTGGTACTGCTACCAACTGCTGCAACGGTACATTATTTGCCTGGACTTGCGCCCGATATACACCATTAGCAAGTTGGATATTAGAGGCTGTAATAGTCCCACCCGCAACATTTACCCGCGCCTGACCGCTAGCTTGAATAGTTTGCAGTTTAAAAGAATCAACAGAACCCGCGACGTTGAACTGACCATTTAACGCTCCTTGGAACTGCTTTGGTACTGTTGCCAACTGCTGCACAGGCACATTCTTAGCTTGAACTTGCGCCTGATACACACCATTAGCCACTTGGATATTAGAGGCTGTAATAGTCCCACCCGCCACATTTACCCGTGCTTGACCACTGGCTTGAATATTTTGCGGTTTAAAAGGATCAACAGAACCCGCGACGTTGAACTGACCATTTAAGGCTCCTTGGAACTGCTTTGGTAGTGTTGCCAACTGCTGCACAGGCACATTCTTAGCCTGAACTTGCGCCTGATATACACCATTAGCCACTTGAATATTTTTAGCTGTAACCGTTCCACCGCCAATAGCAAGGCTACCTTCACCACTGCCACGCAGGGTTTTCAGGCTGAAATTATCTCTGTTGCCTGCTATTTGGAACGTACCCGCCAATGGATTATTTAAAGCTGGGGGAGACTGTTTCAATATTTGTCCCAACCGCACACCATTAGCTACAAGTTGAGCAGAGAAGCTTTGGTCTTGCAGTTGGACATTAGACACTGCAACTATGCCGCCACCAATTTGAACTCCTCCACCATCAGTGCGAATCGTGGCAATTTCAAATGGTGCTGTGCTTCCTGAGAGAATGAGACGACCATTGAACTGTGCCCCAGCCAAAGAGACATTTTGCAGTTGACTTTTGTCTACAAAGGGTTCCAATTTTACCCCAGAGGCAACAGCCACAGTTTGCCAACGCTGATTGGCGTAACTACCAGTTGCCCGTACCGTACCACCACTTACATTAAGAGCTACATTGCGGAAGGAGACGGTACGATTTGGAGCGATTGCGACTTCGCCAGTTCCAGGGTAAGTTCCATTTGGAGCTTGAAACTGTACCACAGTTTGGACATTGGTAGGAGCGCCGATTAATTGGGCTGTAGCTGAGACATTGCCGATTTGAAAAGTGGGTGTTGTTTGATAAACTTTTGCGATCGCATCCCCTGGAACATTCTTGGCGGCGAAATTTAAATCCAGTCGCGGGGTTTTACCAAGTTGAATTGTGCCAGCGCCCGTGATTTCACCACCGACTTTGGCTTTACCTTGAATATCTTTTAGGGTAATTAAAGAGGAACTAGTAACAAGCTCAAACTTACTACTGATGCTATCAAAATCAACTTTATCAATCCGGGCAGTTTGGATTGTGGCAACTGAACCTGAGAGAATTGGCTCTTTAGTTGATCCAGTAATCTGCAAAGAAGCTTGTACTTGTCCAGCGATCGGCACAGGTAGTTTTACCTTTAGAGTCTCCTGGGCATTAGCCAAACTCACCGCATTTACACGCCCCGCCAACTTAAAACCTGCTTGGGTGTCGATGATTCCCGTAGCCACTAGGGGAATTTTGCCGTAGTTGGTATTAACATTGTTTAACTGCAACTCCGTTCCCTGGAAGCGGAGGTTTCCTTGAGTATTGCTCAACAGTTGCGGGACTTTGGGTATTTGAAGTGTTACCCCTTGTACAGCAGCGCTGCCAAACAATAAAGTCCGCTGTCCTGGTGTCAACCGAACTAACAAGTCGCCATTGGCTCGACCCGCCTGTAAGCTCACTGGTAACTTAATCAACCGAGTAATATCCTCAGCCAAGAAGTCTTGTGCTCGCAACTGGAAGTTGCCTGCTAGCACCTTGGAACGTGTCTCTCCCTGAATGGAAATACTGCCACCACTGTCTGCTTGACCCCCGACATCAAACCTGATCAACTGGTTGTTTGCTAAAAGTTGGGCAGAACCGTTGATTTGAGAAAATCCCACGGGTAAGTGCTGAGTTTTGTTAGCGGATAGCTGTTGTTTAGCCCGTGCTGAGTTAGAAGTTGGGTATTCTCCTTTGCCCCCCTGGTTACTGAGCGCAGTCGTTGGCGCAGCCTCTCCAAGAGTTGTATGCCCCTCTGCCCCCCTGTTCTGCGGCATCAACGCCAGCTTGGCATTGTGAAACCGTAGTTTGTCCAAATCGGTTTTAATAGCGCCGCCTTCACCTGACGACACGATGTTAGTGGAAAGCCAGCGCCCTTGGTCATCCTGTTGAATGTAAATATCTGGATTGACTAAGGTGACATCTAGCTTTAAGTGGTGATTAAAGATTAGTTGTAACAGGTCAAAACCTACCTCTACAACTTCGACTGTGGCCCGATCTGGATCTGTGGGTGTCGCTGGGATAGCTGAAGCCCCAAATTCCACTCCCGTCAACGAAAATTGTGTGACTCTTCCCAGTTTTACCGGACGGTTGAGGGTAGTCGTGAGACTTTGTTGTGCCAACGGCGTTAACTCTGTTTGAACAAAAGTCCACAACCGCCAAATACCAACAACAATTCCTAACAGTAAAAGTCCACCCAAGGCAATGCTACCGCGACTCAACACCAGCAACCATAGACGCTTGCGGATAGGGGACGGGAAGTGAATATCTTGATTGGGAGATTTAGTCATTTGCTTTCACTGGATTAACTGCCGGATATCGCTGGCACACACAAGCATTAACTGGCACATTGATTCAGTATGCCATTTCCAGAATACGCCAACTAAACCCAAGACCTGATTGTTGAGTTACGGTATTTCCTTGATCCAATACTTATGCTTATAATATTGGCGTTTTCAGGAAAATCTGAATAGAGTGAAAATAAATTGTTCCTGTGACTTTCGCTGAGGCACAACCTAGAACTTTAATATTAATAGACCTTAAAAAAGACAGATGATTACACCAATGCGTCTTTTTGTGTTAATTTTTAATGCTCGAACGGAAAATGAGGGGATTCACACGATTCGGGAGGGCGATCGCAATAAAATTCTGATGTTCGAGTCAGAAGACGACGCCACGCGCTTTGCCCTGATGCTGGAAGCTCAGGATTTCCCCTCACCTACACCAGAGCCAATCGATGCTGAGGAAATCAAGGAATTTTGCGAAAGTGCTGGATATGAATGGGAAATCATCCCAGAAAACAGCAATTTAGTTGTCACTCCCCCGGAACTGAACGTGGAAGAAACTGACTGGCAAGCAAATGCCCAGAAGGAGGATACTGTTGAAGACACCTTCCCCCTCAATGAACAGCCACTAGAAGAACCAGAATTATCTGATTCTGAACTAGAGAAGATGCGTCGTAAATTGGAAGGATTGTTGTAATTAATCATTAGTCATTAGCAACTGACTAATGACTAATGACTAAGGATAAAGGATAAAGGACAAATGACAGAGGACAAATGACAAACTTGCAGGAACGCGGGCATCTTTTAACCGAGCTGGTAAATCCTAACAGTCTGAACTTAGACCAGCTCAGTTCTCTGGAATTGGTGGAGCTGTTTAATAGCGAAGACCAAAAAGCAGTCGCGGCGGTGGCAGCGGCGAAAGTTCAGTTGGCAGAGGCTATTGATAGCACCGCAGAGCGTTTGCGCCACGGCGGACGCCTATTTTATATTGGTGCCGGCACAAGTGGCAGGTTAGGGGTGTTAGACGCTGCTGAGTGTCCACCTACTTTTTGTACGCCCCCAGAGTTGGTACAGGGGATTATTGCTGGTGGTGCAGGTGCGCTGGTACGCAGTTCAGAGGATTTAGAAGACAGCATCGAAGATGGTGAGGCGGCGATCGCTGGGCGACACATTACCCAGCTAGATGTAGTAGTAGGTATTACCGCTGGTGGTACAACGCCATTTGTCCACGGTGCGCTTCATGCTGCTCGTCAGCGGGGAGCCACTACTATTTTTATCGCCTGTGTTCCAGCTGAACAAGTTAGCTTTGATGCCGATATTGACATTCGCCTATTGACAGGACCAGAGATAATCGCTGGCTCAACTCGCCTGAAAGCTGGTACAGCCACTAAGTTAGCTTTAAATATCCTTTCCACTGGGGTGATGGTCAAGTTGGGTAAAGTTTACGGCAATCGGATGGTGGATGTGGCGGTAACAAATCAAAAGTTACGCGATCGCGCTTTGCAAATTTTGCAAGACCTCACAGGCTTAAGTCGGGAAGCTGCTGGTTTTTTATTAGAACGTAGTGGCAAGTGGGTTAAGCTAGCGTTATTAATGCACTGGACTGGTTTGGAAAAAGACGAGGGCGATCGGCTTCTTTCAGAACACCAAAGTAATCTTAAAGCAGCTATTGTGAGTTATCAAAACCACAACCAACCTTAAAGAAATTTTCCTAAATAAATACTCTATATATGGCTGCTACTTGTCTTAGTAGCACGCCTTTTTTTAAAGATAATATTCCCTAGAAAAGTTCACTAAAAATACTCAAAATTACAAAATGTAAATTTATATTTATATTTGTATAAATTATTACAATCTCCAAAATTACTAAAGCAAAAATCTCTAGAGGCTGCTAATCTTTTTTAAACAAAGATTCAGAACTTATACGGTTATAATTCAGCATAAAAATTATTAAAATAATATATTAACTACTGAATTCATCTTTGTAGACTATAGCAACCTACTTAAGTGATGAAATATTAGCAGAAAAGTCAAGTCTGCCAATAATAAACAACTCTGTGCTAGATGACTTATTTCCTAGCAATATTTTTGCTAGTTTGCCATTTACCTTGCTTTTAATAAAGTTGATTTAGGCTGCTATATACCACATTTGCGTTTTTTGATATGTCTACTGACCAATATATAGCTAGTGTGGTGTGGGTTTTTCAACAGTTGGCTTTTTAATATAAGGAACAAAGTATGACCCACTCGGAACTTATTCTTTCAAATAACCTAGTTAATGAATTTAAAAATTGTACTCAGTTGCAATACAATGGCAAATTAAATATTAAAAGTTCAAAGGGCAGCCAATGGACTTTTTATTATCGGCTGGGACGCATAGTTTGGGCAACAGGGGGAACTCATCCCTTCCGACGCTGGCGTAGACATATGATCCAAAATTGCCCTCAGATTGATGTTGATAAATTGCAGTTGCATTTGCAAGACGTATCAATAGATTACTGGGATTACCGCCTTCTAGAAATATTTTATAAAAAACAGAAAATTCAGAGAGAACAGATTCAGTCTATTGCTGAAAACACGATAGTAGAATTATTATTTGACCTAGCTCTGCAAGGAAATTTTGCTTCTATAAGTTGCAATCGCAGCCAAGAAGTTATCTTAGAAACCCCAATGAG from Nostoc sp. UHCC 0926 includes these protein-coding regions:
- the murQ gene encoding N-acetylmuramic acid 6-phosphate etherase, with translation MTNLQERGHLLTELVNPNSLNLDQLSSLELVELFNSEDQKAVAAVAAAKVQLAEAIDSTAERLRHGGRLFYIGAGTSGRLGVLDAAECPPTFCTPPELVQGIIAGGAGALVRSSEDLEDSIEDGEAAIAGRHITQLDVVVGITAGGTTPFVHGALHAARQRGATTIFIACVPAEQVSFDADIDIRLLTGPEIIAGSTRLKAGTATKLALNILSTGVMVKLGKVYGNRMVDVAVTNQKLRDRALQILQDLTGLSREAAGFLLERSGKWVKLALLMHWTGLEKDEGDRLLSEHQSNLKAAIVSYQNHNQP
- a CDS encoding DUF3110 domain-containing protein, coding for MITPMRLFVLIFNARTENEGIHTIREGDRNKILMFESEDDATRFALMLEAQDFPSPTPEPIDAEEIKEFCESAGYEWEIIPENSNLVVTPPELNVEETDWQANAQKEDTVEDTFPLNEQPLEEPELSDSELEKMRRKLEGLL